From Streptomyces sp. TLI_235, a single genomic window includes:
- a CDS encoding RNA polymerase sigma-70 factor (sigma-E family): MNATLLTRNAAVRAARSTANPRTRYEVRTDETSGAVIVRGCAHRTGAHRPSGGGHVGELYGIGHRGSAADSGSTLTLRGILPVGQGRGIPTGEGLRGAGSGEPDARQAAGTTLLRLTPAAASAEDGRQGGAQGECSTESADRIAEFTAYVRERRASLYATAYHLTGDRYEAEDLLQSALFSTYRAWDRITDKAAVGGYLRRTMTNLHISAWRRRKVNEYPTEELPETAGDTDAMGGTELRTVLWQALAKLPENQRTMLVLRYYEGRTDPEIADILGISVGTVKSSIWRALRRLRDDEQLNRTGDTVHAFGELVA; this comes from the coding sequence ATGAACGCAACGCTTCTGACCCGCAACGCGGCCGTCCGCGCAGCGCGTTCGACCGCGAACCCGCGGACCAGGTACGAGGTGCGGACCGACGAGACGTCCGGTGCCGTGATCGTACGGGGGTGCGCACACCGCACCGGCGCCCACCGCCCCAGCGGCGGCGGGCACGTGGGGGAGCTGTACGGGATCGGCCACAGGGGGAGTGCGGCCGACAGCGGCTCGACCCTGACGCTCCGGGGGATCCTCCCGGTGGGTCAGGGTCGGGGCATCCCGACGGGGGAAGGCCTGCGCGGCGCCGGCTCGGGGGAGCCGGACGCCCGCCAGGCCGCAGGCACCACGCTGCTGCGGCTCACACCCGCGGCGGCCAGTGCCGAGGACGGTCGGCAGGGAGGCGCGCAGGGGGAGTGCTCGACCGAGTCGGCGGACCGCATCGCGGAATTCACCGCCTACGTGCGCGAGCGCCGCGCCTCCCTGTACGCCACCGCGTACCACCTCACCGGTGACCGCTACGAGGCCGAGGACCTGCTGCAGAGCGCGCTCTTCAGCACCTACCGCGCCTGGGACCGGATCACCGACAAGGCCGCGGTCGGGGGCTACCTCCGCCGCACCATGACCAACCTGCACATCTCCGCCTGGCGGCGCCGCAAGGTCAACGAGTACCCGACCGAGGAGCTGCCGGAGACGGCCGGCGACACCGACGCGATGGGCGGCACCGAGCTGCGCACCGTGCTCTGGCAGGCGCTGGCCAAGCTGCCGGAGAACCAGCGGACCATGCTGGTGCTCCGCTACTACGAGGGCCGTACCGACCCGGAGATCGCCGACATCCTCGGCATCAGCGTCGGCACCGTCAAGAGCAGCATCTGGCGCGCGCTGCGCCGGCTGCGCGACGACGAGCAGCTCAACCGGACGGGCGACACCGTGCACGCCTTCGGCGAGCTGGTCGCCTGA
- a CDS encoding amino acid/polyamine/organocation transporter (APC superfamily), giving the protein MASDVTLRRQLLRRKPVGALQDGGGELRRTVGLFQLTMIGIGATIGTGIFFTLDSAVPEAGPAVVLSFVIGAVTAALTALCYAELASAVPVSGSSYSYAYATLGEFAAYAVGWCLLLEYAVSGAAIAVSWGQYLNDLTERLFGFQLPQAIAAPPGAGGWVNLPGAVLVLLCCLLLVRGAKQSALVNTVMVLVKLAVLALFVVVGATGFHAANLHPFAPMGAAGIGAAASTVFFSFIGLDAVSTAGEEVKNPRRTLPLAIIGALLVVTAVYVLVALVGVGAQPWTAFGGQEAGLSAILTRVTGASWPGLLLSAGAVLSIVSVVLVVLYGQTRILYTMSRDGMLPVLFRRVGPRSGTPVAGTVVVGALVAVLAAVVPLDVLADLTSLGTLVAFAVVSMGVLILRRTAPDLERGFRVPGHPVVPVLSVAFCGYLLYGLPADTWLMFAVWLALAVAVYLGYSRHHSALQQADPAEAGPVLTGTAP; this is encoded by the coding sequence ATGGCATCGGATGTGACGCTCCGCCGGCAACTCCTCAGACGCAAGCCGGTCGGCGCCCTTCAGGACGGCGGCGGCGAACTGCGCCGCACCGTCGGCCTGTTCCAGCTCACCATGATCGGCATCGGGGCCACCATCGGCACCGGGATCTTCTTCACCCTGGACTCGGCGGTGCCGGAGGCCGGCCCGGCCGTGGTGCTCTCCTTCGTGATCGGCGCCGTCACCGCCGCCCTCACCGCCCTGTGCTACGCCGAACTCGCCTCCGCCGTCCCGGTCTCCGGCTCCTCGTACTCCTACGCCTACGCCACCCTGGGCGAGTTCGCCGCCTACGCGGTCGGCTGGTGCCTCCTGCTGGAGTACGCCGTCTCCGGTGCGGCGATCGCGGTGAGCTGGGGCCAGTACCTCAACGACCTCACCGAGCGGCTGTTCGGCTTCCAGCTGCCGCAGGCGATCGCGGCTCCGCCCGGCGCCGGCGGCTGGGTCAACCTGCCCGGCGCCGTCCTGGTGCTGCTCTGCTGCCTGCTGCTGGTCCGCGGGGCGAAGCAGTCCGCGCTGGTCAACACCGTGATGGTGCTGGTCAAGCTGGCCGTGCTGGCGCTCTTCGTGGTGGTCGGCGCGACCGGATTCCACGCCGCCAACCTGCACCCGTTCGCGCCGATGGGCGCGGCCGGGATCGGCGCCGCCGCCTCCACGGTGTTCTTCTCCTTCATCGGCCTGGACGCCGTCTCCACCGCCGGTGAGGAGGTGAAGAACCCCCGCCGCACGCTGCCGCTGGCGATCATCGGCGCGCTGCTGGTGGTCACCGCCGTGTACGTGCTGGTCGCCCTGGTCGGTGTCGGCGCCCAACCGTGGACGGCCTTCGGCGGGCAGGAGGCCGGCCTGTCTGCGATCCTCACCCGCGTGACCGGGGCGAGCTGGCCCGGGCTGCTGCTCTCGGCCGGCGCCGTGCTCTCCATCGTCAGCGTCGTCCTCGTGGTCCTCTACGGGCAGACCCGCATCCTGTACACGATGAGCCGGGACGGCATGCTGCCGGTGCTCTTCCGGCGGGTCGGCCCGCGCAGCGGCACCCCGGTCGCCGGCACCGTCGTCGTCGGCGCACTGGTCGCGGTGCTCGCCGCCGTCGTCCCGCTGGACGTCCTCGCCGACCTGACCAGTCTGGGCACCCTGGTCGCCTTCGCCGTGGTCTCGATGGGCGTGCTGATCCTCCGGCGCACCGCCCCCGACCTGGAGCGCGGCTTCCGGGTGCCCGGCCACCCGGTGGTGCCCGTGCTGTCCGTCGCCTTCTGCGGCTACCTGCTGTACGGGCTGCCGGCGGACACCTGGCTGATGTTCGCGGTCTGGCTGGCCCTGGCCGTGGCCGTCTACCTCGGCTACAGCCGGCACCACTCCGCGCTGCAGCAGGCCGACCCGGCCGAGGCCGGGCCGGTGCTCACCGGTACGGCGCCCTGA
- a CDS encoding DNA-binding PucR family transcriptional regulator, which yields MEGTSEELFALANAIAAVTGGSVAVEDLDRRVLAYSALPDQRIDELRRRGILERRVPDQAEQPAQYREVLAAPGVVRLPTLAEDELPRAAVAIRAGDLPLGTIWAIEGPDGMDPAGERALRDGARLAALHILRRRSAQELELRAREDGLRDALHGGGRTADLRYALGLPERPRLVLVGLTPLRRPAEEPPSVVRLAAAAARHWSAVHGEAAVAAVGRTVYVLLAEVGPAAARRLAEQAVAALGPSGGGVMRAAVSRPATDLEAVPALRAEVDDVLRVTSADPGCAAVAGLADVHARVLLARVADELARRPELRHPAVEAMLAHDREHRTEYARSVAAWLDAVGSVAAAAERVGVHPNTLKYRLRRAGQLFGLDLEHPDDRLSAWLQLRLAL from the coding sequence ATGGAGGGCACCAGCGAGGAGCTGTTCGCGCTGGCCAACGCCATCGCCGCGGTGACCGGCGGATCGGTGGCGGTCGAGGACCTGGACCGCCGGGTGCTCGCCTACTCCGCGCTGCCCGACCAGCGGATCGACGAGCTGCGGCGGCGCGGCATCCTGGAGCGCCGGGTGCCGGACCAGGCCGAGCAGCCGGCCCAGTACCGGGAGGTGCTGGCCGCGCCCGGCGTGGTGCGGCTGCCGACGCTCGCCGAGGACGAGCTGCCCCGGGCGGCGGTGGCGATCCGGGCGGGCGACCTTCCGCTCGGCACCATCTGGGCGATCGAGGGCCCGGACGGCATGGACCCGGCCGGCGAACGGGCGCTGCGCGACGGCGCCCGGCTGGCCGCGCTGCACATCCTGCGCCGCCGCAGCGCACAGGAACTGGAACTGCGGGCCCGGGAGGACGGGCTGCGCGACGCACTGCACGGCGGCGGGCGCACCGCCGACCTGCGGTACGCGCTGGGGCTGCCGGAACGGCCGCGGCTGGTGCTGGTCGGGCTGACCCCGCTGCGGCGGCCGGCCGAGGAGCCGCCCTCGGTGGTACGGCTCGCCGCGGCGGCGGCGCGGCACTGGTCGGCGGTGCACGGGGAGGCGGCGGTGGCCGCCGTCGGCCGGACGGTCTACGTGCTGCTCGCCGAGGTCGGGCCGGCGGCCGCGCGCCGGCTGGCGGAGCAGGCGGTGGCGGCGCTCGGGCCGAGCGGCGGCGGGGTGATGCGGGCCGCGGTGAGCCGGCCGGCGACGGACCTGGAGGCGGTACCGGCGCTCCGGGCCGAGGTGGACGACGTGCTGCGGGTGACCTCGGCGGATCCCGGGTGCGCCGCGGTCGCCGGCCTGGCCGACGTCCACGCCCGGGTGCTGCTGGCCCGGGTCGCCGACGAGCTGGCGCGCCGCCCGGAGCTGCGCCACCCGGCGGTGGAGGCGATGCTGGCGCACGACCGGGAGCACCGCACGGAGTACGCCCGGTCGGTGGCGGCGTGGCTGGACGCCGTGGGCTCGGTTGCGGCCGCGGCGGAGCGGGTCGGCGTGCACCCGAACACGCTGAAGTACCGGCTGCGGCGGGCCGGGCAGCTGTTCGGCCTGGACCTGGAGCACCCGGACGACCGGCTGTCGGCCTGGCTCCAGCTGCGGCTGGCGCTCTGA
- a CDS encoding uridine kinase: MSDTPLNPAPTARARVILLSGPSGSGKSSLAERTGLPVLQLDDFYKDGDDPTLPQLVEGGTDWDSPASWHAEQAMAVIRALVEDGAADVPVYSIPDNGRVGVRPFTLDGAPAFVAEGIFAAELAGRCEAEGLLGDALCLRNRPATTAWRRFRRDVREGRKSVPYLLRRGWRLMRAERGIVGRQVGLGAHACAGPEAERRIAAVADARPVGIAA; this comes from the coding sequence GTGAGTGACACCCCGCTGAACCCGGCGCCGACCGCGCGCGCCCGCGTCATCCTGCTGTCGGGACCCTCCGGATCGGGGAAGTCCTCCCTCGCCGAGCGCACCGGCCTCCCGGTGCTCCAGCTCGACGACTTCTACAAGGACGGCGACGACCCGACGCTGCCGCAGCTCGTGGAGGGCGGCACGGACTGGGACTCGCCCGCCTCCTGGCACGCCGAGCAGGCGATGGCGGTGATCCGCGCCCTGGTCGAGGACGGCGCCGCGGACGTCCCGGTGTACTCGATCCCGGACAACGGCCGGGTGGGGGTCCGCCCGTTCACCCTGGACGGCGCGCCCGCGTTCGTGGCCGAGGGAATCTTCGCCGCCGAGCTCGCGGGCCGCTGCGAGGCCGAGGGGCTGCTCGGCGACGCGCTGTGCCTGCGCAACCGCCCGGCCACGACCGCTTGGCGGCGCTTCCGCCGGGACGTCCGCGAGGGCCGCAAGTCGGTGCCCTACCTGCTGCGCCGCGGCTGGCGGCTGATGCGTGCCGAGCGCGGCATCGTGGGCCGCCAGGTCGGGCTCGGCGCGCACGCCTGCGCGGGCCCGGAGGCCGAGCGGCGGATCGCCGCGGTGGCGGACGCCCGGCCGGTCGGCATCGCCGCCTGA
- a CDS encoding diaminopimelate decarboxylase has translation MQDQLIGLFPPGTELDDDGALVIAGCPVAELAETYGTPALIVDEGALRARARAYADGLAVRWPNSRVTFASKAFPCTAVYRALTEEGLGIDVASGGELTLAVAGGADPAGLVVHGNAKTSEELRMAVDAGAGLIVVDNFDDIDRLELILSERPDREQGVLVRVTPDIRPDTHEAVSTGQAGSKFGLLLPEAREAIARLRGSDRLRLDGVHVHVGSQIMDTKPFEQAVEAVAGLGTFDVYDLGGGLGARYTYEDSPPSVDEYLDALVDSARGTLPAAARILIEPGRSMTAEAGVSLYRAVTVKHGKPTFVAVDGGMGDNLEVSLYQQRFEATVATRVGGGGPVRLVGRHCESGDVLSEGVPLRDPRPGDLIAVPATGAYTYALSNNYNGARRPPVVFCRDGRHRAVVRRETYGDLLRRDLA, from the coding sequence ATGCAGGACCAGCTGATCGGCCTTTTTCCGCCCGGCACCGAACTCGACGACGACGGCGCCCTGGTGATCGCCGGCTGTCCGGTGGCCGAACTCGCGGAGACGTACGGCACCCCGGCGCTGATCGTGGACGAGGGCGCCCTGCGCGCCCGGGCCCGCGCGTACGCCGACGGCCTCGCCGTGCGCTGGCCGAACTCCCGGGTCACCTTCGCCTCCAAGGCCTTCCCGTGCACCGCCGTCTACCGGGCCCTCACCGAGGAGGGCCTCGGCATCGACGTGGCGAGCGGCGGCGAACTGACCCTCGCCGTGGCCGGCGGCGCCGACCCGGCCGGCCTGGTCGTGCACGGCAACGCCAAGACCTCCGAGGAACTGCGGATGGCCGTCGACGCCGGTGCCGGGCTGATCGTGGTCGACAACTTCGACGACATCGACCGCCTGGAGCTGATCCTCTCCGAACGGCCCGACCGCGAGCAGGGCGTCCTCGTCCGGGTCACCCCCGACATCCGCCCGGACACCCACGAGGCCGTCTCCACCGGCCAGGCCGGCTCCAAGTTCGGGCTGCTGCTGCCCGAGGCCCGCGAGGCGATCGCCCGGCTGCGCGGCAGCGACCGGCTGCGCCTGGACGGCGTCCATGTGCACGTCGGCTCGCAGATCATGGACACCAAGCCGTTCGAGCAGGCCGTCGAGGCGGTCGCCGGACTCGGCACGTTCGACGTCTACGACCTCGGCGGCGGCCTCGGCGCCCGCTACACCTACGAGGACAGCCCGCCGAGCGTGGACGAGTACCTGGACGCCCTCGTCGACAGCGCCCGCGGCACCCTGCCCGCCGCCGCCCGCATCCTGATCGAGCCCGGCCGCTCGATGACCGCCGAGGCCGGCGTCTCGCTCTACCGGGCGGTCACCGTCAAGCACGGCAAGCCGACCTTCGTCGCGGTCGACGGCGGCATGGGCGACAACCTCGAAGTCTCGCTCTACCAGCAGCGGTTCGAGGCCACCGTGGCCACCCGGGTGGGCGGCGGCGGGCCCGTCCGGCTGGTCGGCCGGCACTGCGAGTCCGGCGACGTGCTCAGTGAGGGCGTCCCGCTGCGCGACCCCCGCCCCGGCGACCTGATCGCCGTCCCCGCCACCGGCGCGTACACCTACGCGCTCAGCAACAACTACAACGGCGCCCGCCGGCCCCCGGTCGTCTTCTGCCGCGACGGCCGCCACCGCGCCGTGGTGCGCCGGGAGACGTACGGCGACCTGCTCCGCCGCGACCTGGCCTGA